The Candidatus Aenigmatarchaeota archaeon genome has a window encoding:
- a CDS encoding NFACT family protein, translated as MGLTPIDFHYLALELKVLEGSSIKDIKRSENICIEFKSKGKAQENLVVGKSFCYLTQHACLGEPDGFCNFLMQKIKNLTLLGVRQDRFNKILILSLPGYELVLEFIGKGNIILCDKVFTIITALNTREFRDRKVLPKEKYIFPPSPNLEDFEGIFDEKTLASGLHIGKDYARELSETKTCIRALLERKLSPRIYLGKEPLVSPIELRADGENCSKYPTLSRAIEEAYREKNLTKEEVIKSGRDKSLKKHERETEEYAKSAKAIFENISEIEKALSVWKSEKKITVPLVRVNEKSGEAEFQTEGVSFRINVSKGAKKTMDEYFQKSKKAREKISKTRDWMEKTQSAKAPARFKQAKKQEWFDQFKNFTTSDGFLVIIGKDATTNELLIKKYCKKSDIVLHAHIPGSPFGVIRSEGRTVSKEAIAEAAQFTASNSRFWISRLGVADIYWVTPDQVSKTPRPGEYLTKGSFMIYGKRNFLRVDLGIALGLDENLNVLRGVKKSVERNAKYFVEIVPGSLEGKELGEAIKEELINQAAKGDKEAIKTINPEEFLKIVPYGKGQLAKKTN; from the coding sequence ATGGGACTTACTCCAATTGATTTCCATTACCTGGCGCTCGAGCTTAAGGTTTTGGAGGGCTCAAGCATCAAGGACATAAAAAGAAGTGAGAACATCTGCATAGAGTTTAAGTCCAAAGGCAAAGCGCAGGAAAATCTGGTGGTAGGAAAATCATTTTGCTACCTTACGCAACATGCCTGCCTGGGAGAGCCGGATGGCTTCTGCAATTTCCTGATGCAAAAAATAAAAAACCTCACTCTCCTTGGAGTCCGGCAGGACCGATTCAACAAAATCCTAATTCTCTCGCTTCCCGGCTACGAGCTTGTTCTGGAATTCATTGGAAAAGGAAACATAATTCTCTGCGACAAGGTCTTCACGATAATAACTGCGCTAAATACAAGGGAGTTTCGTGACCGTAAGGTTCTGCCAAAAGAAAAATACATTTTTCCGCCGTCCCCGAACCTCGAGGATTTTGAAGGAATTTTCGACGAGAAAACGCTCGCCTCAGGCCTTCATATCGGAAAAGATTACGCAAGGGAACTCTCTGAAACCAAAACCTGCATCAGGGCCCTGCTTGAAAGAAAGCTCTCGCCCAGGATATACCTTGGAAAAGAGCCCTTGGTGTCGCCAATAGAGCTCCGGGCGGATGGCGAAAACTGCTCAAAATATCCCACGCTGTCAAGAGCAATCGAAGAAGCTTACCGCGAGAAGAACCTTACAAAAGAGGAAGTCATAAAATCCGGCAGGGATAAATCCCTGAAAAAACACGAAAGAGAAACTGAAGAATACGCAAAAAGCGCGAAAGCCATATTCGAAAACATCTCTGAAATTGAAAAAGCCCTGTCTGTGTGGAAGAGTGAAAAAAAGATAACTGTGCCGCTTGTCAGGGTAAACGAAAAATCCGGAGAAGCGGAATTCCAGACAGAAGGTGTCTCATTTCGGATAAATGTCTCAAAGGGCGCGAAAAAAACAATGGACGAATATTTCCAGAAGTCAAAAAAAGCCAGAGAAAAGATATCAAAGACGCGCGACTGGATGGAAAAAACCCAAAGTGCAAAAGCCCCCGCACGATTTAAGCAGGCAAAAAAGCAGGAATGGTTCGACCAGTTCAAGAACTTCACGACTTCTGACGGCTTTCTCGTAATCATCGGAAAGGATGCAACAACCAACGAGCTTTTGATAAAAAAATACTGCAAGAAGTCAGACATTGTCCTTCACGCACATATTCCCGGCTCGCCATTCGGGGTAATCCGAAGTGAAGGCAGAACTGTGAGCAAAGAGGCAATCGCTGAAGCGGCACAGTTTACTGCAAGCAATTCCCGGTTCTGGATTTCGCGGCTCGGCGTCGCAGACATATACTGGGTTACGCCTGACCAAGTCTCAAAAACTCCCCGGCCAGGAGAGTACCTCACAAAGGGCTCGTTCATGATTTACGGAAAGAGAAACTTCCTGAGAGTTGACCTGGGTATTGCGCTTGGCTTAGATGAAAACCTCAATGTGCTGAGGGGGGTCAAAAAATCTGTTGAAAGAAATGCAAAATATTTCGTGGAGATTGTACCCGGATCCCTTGAAGGAAAAGAGCTTGGAGAAGCGATAAAAGAAGAATTGATCAATCAGGCAGCAAAAGGCGACAAGGAAGCAATAAAGACCATAAATCCAGAAGAATTCCTAAAGATTGTTCCCTATGGAAAGGGCCAACTGGCCAAAAAAACAAATTAA
- a CDS encoding NAD(P)/FAD-dependent oxidoreductase produces MADVIVVGGGPGGATVAKEIAKNGFSVALYEKRQEIGAPKRCAEGVALIDLKNLGLEVPQNCIRQGINGSVAYAPNGNSIEMAFDEIGGYILERKVFDKWLCEEAARAGAKIQAKTDITEVIKENGKVCGVKGTFMGEPFEERCKVLVAADGIESRVSRMAGLDTTCSPLLTDSGVQFEMAGIKISDPNKLHLFFGTKVAPRGYVWIFPKGKDVANVGIGIIGRSDVPAIDYLKRFIEQNEGLKNGSILEVNAGGIPVGGLLKKMNLDNFLVVGDAAHQVSPIHGGGIVEAQYAGRIAGEVIIEALKKNDTSEESLESYNARWWAERGNDLKNMEKIRELLEVMSDCDLDFLADNLTPEHLLEISMGKGLGFLAKIVIKRPQLMKYIGKLI; encoded by the coding sequence ATGGCAGATGTAATCGTCGTTGGAGGCGGCCCTGGAGGGGCAACTGTTGCAAAGGAAATTGCAAAGAATGGCTTTAGCGTGGCCCTTTACGAGAAGCGCCAGGAGATAGGCGCGCCCAAGAGGTGTGCTGAAGGGGTTGCACTTATTGACTTAAAAAACCTTGGTTTGGAAGTTCCCCAAAACTGCATTCGCCAGGGCATAAATGGCTCGGTTGCTTACGCCCCAAATGGAAATTCAATTGAGATGGCTTTTGATGAGATTGGAGGATACATCCTTGAAAGAAAAGTTTTTGACAAGTGGCTTTGCGAGGAGGCAGCAAGAGCGGGGGCGAAAATCCAGGCAAAAACAGACATAACCGAAGTAATTAAGGAAAATGGAAAGGTGTGTGGAGTAAAAGGCACATTTATGGGAGAGCCTTTTGAGGAGAGGTGCAAGGTACTAGTTGCAGCCGATGGGATTGAAAGCAGGGTTTCGAGAATGGCTGGACTTGACACTACCTGCAGCCCTCTTTTGACTGATTCCGGAGTCCAATTTGAGATGGCGGGTATAAAGATTAGCGACCCAAATAAGCTTCACCTGTTTTTTGGCACAAAAGTTGCCCCGAGAGGGTATGTGTGGATTTTCCCTAAAGGCAAAGATGTTGCAAATGTTGGTATTGGCATAATTGGCAGAAGCGATGTTCCTGCAATTGATTACCTGAAGCGGTTTATCGAGCAAAATGAGGGCCTGAAAAACGGGTCCATCCTTGAGGTAAATGCTGGCGGAATTCCAGTTGGGGGCCTACTGAAGAAGATGAACCTTGACAATTTTCTTGTTGTTGGCGACGCCGCCCATCAGGTAAGCCCTATTCATGGGGGAGGGATAGTTGAGGCCCAATATGCAGGAAGGATTGCGGGGGAAGTAATAATCGAAGCCCTGAAGAAAAATGACACCTCTGAAGAATCTCTTGAGTCCTATAACGCCCGATGGTGGGCTGAGCGGGGAAATGACCTGAAAAATATGGAAAAGATAAGGGAGCTTCTTGAAGTAATGTCTGATTGTGATCTGGACTTTTTGGCAGATAATCTCACACCAGAACACCTGCTGGAAATATCTATGGGAAAGGGGCTTGGCTTTCTTGCAAAAATTGTCATAAAGAGGCCTCAGCTTATGAAGTATATAGGCAAGCTGATTTAA
- a CDS encoding 4Fe-4S binding protein produces MMVVWNKEKCLRCGGCVGVCPKAALGLKESGLLVDVQKCVNCGICASFCPVRALKLE; encoded by the coding sequence ATAATGGTTGTTTGGAATAAGGAGAAATGCCTTCGATGCGGCGGGTGTGTTGGCGTCTGCCCAAAGGCGGCTTTGGGCCTTAAGGAGAGCGGTCTTCTGGTGGATGTACAGAAATGCGTGAATTGCGGCATCTGCGCTTCATTTTGCCCCGTTAGAGCGCTTAAATTGGAATGA
- a CDS encoding GNAT family N-acetyltransferase: MKIRKAESRDIETLSVIENKLSRTHETLDSAYTLAENDVVEKETKHYLEMLLADKNCLVLVAEEESTVVGYLTACLECRPKIFQENLAGKIFSIYVERKSRGQGLAKKLLDVACQWMKENKAPNAEISVSAHNKEGLAFWDSQGFKTTSMRKRKPL, translated from the coding sequence ATGAAAATCAGGAAGGCAGAATCCAGAGATATCGAAACCTTGTCTGTAATTGAGAATAAGCTAAGCAGAACGCACGAAACCCTGGACAGTGCTTACACCCTTGCAGAAAATGACGTTGTCGAAAAGGAGACCAAACATTACCTTGAAATGCTGCTTGCAGACAAAAACTGCTTAGTGCTTGTTGCAGAAGAAGAAAGCACTGTTGTAGGTTATCTTACTGCATGCCTGGAGTGCCGTCCTAAAATCTTCCAGGAAAATCTTGCCGGAAAAATCTTCAGCATATACGTTGAGAGAAAAAGCAGAGGACAAGGTCTTGCAAAAAAGCTTCTTGATGTGGCCTGCCAGTGGATGAAAGAAAATAAAGCCCCCAATGCTGAAATAAGCGTATCTGCCCACAATAAGGAAGGCCTTGCATTCTGGGACAGCCAGGGATTTAAAACCACAAGCATGAGAAAGAGAAAGCCGCTATGA